ATCTAATCAGATCCAGATGTATTTAACTGGGTTTAACACTGTATGTTAACTATAGTTTCTTTTTAAAGaactaataaaatacaaaataaaaagggTCAGGCCATACCTGAGAGCCAGGCATCGATATCACCGCTTCTGTGAACACGATGAAAGCTAACCCAGTACCAGACGCACTCtgtagggaggatggagagagatggaaacaagACGACCAATTAGCTTCTTTTATGCAGCGATGGTAGGTTGAATAACAAGAAAACTTGACTCAACCCACATTTGTCCTGAGgtcgttttttttttgttgttgccctgAGGTAGTTAAACTCCTGAGTACAGTACCTGATCCAAGAAGGTTTGCAGGTCGCATGTCTTCAGGTTGAGATCGGATACTCTAGATGGATGTGTCCCATTTAAAGAGTCAAACCACTGCTCGTAGTTTTCAACCGTTATGTTCATGTCGCCAATATCAAACTCATTGGTCAGTGCTAAGATGTTACTGTAAGTTACAAGAAAGGCTTATATCGGTCATTTGCTTTGGTTGAGTTTTTCAGGATATCAAACACATAAGGTAGAATATAAAAGGTTTTAACAACTTGACTGCAAACTATTTCATGGTTTAGCAAATGTGCCAAATAAATGTCCATTTTATCACACCTACCCATTCAGACAGGTGACATAGTTGGTGTGGGCCTTGAATCCCAGGATGGCAAAGATGGGGATGGAGGCATAGATAGATGTAGCACTGTTTATAACCCCCACTAAAACAGCATCCCTTTCACAGTTATTCCtgaccaaacacacagacaacaacaaaaaacagagtGAAGTGAATGCAAATTATTGGTCAACGGTGAAACAGCGAGGGAGGCTTGTCAAGGGAGGTGAACGATGTGGCAAATTAAAAGCCTTGGGGGACGACTGACATGCTGGACCCATAAAGGTTGATGTTACTAATAAGGATTGACCACTGAACTCACTTCTGGCTGTTGTAACTGGAGAATGAGATGAGTCCACCAAAGGCCactgacagagagaagaagatCTGAGTGGCAGCATCCAGCCATACCTGGGGGTTCTTCAGGATCTCCCACtgatgagacacacagacagaaacacatatTGTAGGTTGTCACtttactctccctctgtctctctctcggtctctttttctctcggtctctctcacacacaggtcTCCTTTTCTCTCGGTCTCtttttctctcggtctctctcacacacaggtctctttgtctctcggtctctttttctctcggtctctctcacacacaggtctctttgtctctcggtctctctcacacacaggtctctttttctctctgtctctttttctctcggtctctctcacacacaggtctctttgtctctcggtctctctcacacacaggtctccttttctctctgtctctttttctctcggtctctctcacacaggtctctttgtctctcggtctctctcacacacaggtctctttgtctctcggtctctctcacacacaggtctctttttctctctgtctctttttctctccgtctctctcacacacaggtcTCCTTTTCTCTCAATCTATTTTTTTCtcggtctctctcacacacaaacggAAGCCCCTTTATCACCCTTTTTTTTACACTGATCTTAACTTGTTTTTGTACATAATATTTCCACCAGCATTTCCTGACCAGAAATAGCTTTTGGACATCAGAAGAGGAATACAAAAACTTGATTTGGACGAAGAGTTCTACTTCAACGAGTCGGCAGCTGTGGATGTCCTGCTCATTCCGGACCTTAAACCTCGGGACTCGAAGAGGAAGAGACGGTGCAAGACAGGCAAATGAAATAAACCgcctctaccatccgttctattggtgAACGTActaatcactggagaataaactggatggaGACTATTCTATCAACAggacctgaagaactgtaatatcctatgtttttcagagttgtggctgaacaaggacatcaaatcagattttattggtcacatgtttagcagatgttagtgcaggtgtagcgaaatacttggataatatacagtgcattcagactccttaacttttccacattttgttaccatattcttattctaaaatggattttaaaataATCTCATCAATCTGTGGTACATCGTCATTTAGTGTTCCACTAGCTGGTAAGCTTCTCTTTTGTTTCATATGAAGTGGCAGGCTCAGGCTTAGCAAGCTAATGGACACGTTTTTTTTTGTGTACATGATCAAACTTAAAAAATACACTAAACTCCAATCGCGTGACTAAGACCTCCTATGCAAATGAAAAAGGATGCGGTGGAGCAACTAGCGTTTGAGATTGACCAAgtgatcagacagacagacagacagacagacagacagacagacagacagacagacagaggtcttACGTCAGTTGTGAACAGGTAGATCAGACCTTCAGATGCTCCAGGAAGGGTCAGGGCTCTCACCAGAAAGATGGTTAGAACCAGGTAGGGGAACGTTGCTGTGACATACACAGCCTGTGATAAGACAGGTGATGAaaaggtatatatatatttttttaagccGCTTACACACTGCCACAACAAACTAAAACAAAGATCAACATTCTAAAGTTGACAGATGTTGGCTACTTTTAGAATATTGTGTTGTAGAACAGCTGACAGGGCTAAAAGACGTGACTTAGGGTTGAGACCTTTTCCATGGTTTGGGTGCCTCTTTACAATAATGTGATGTACCTTTGAAACAAAGTTGCCACTTGGTTGAAGCAAACTAGTATCATGAAATACATGCATCAGAAATGGGGAACACTTTTGTTTAATTTGTCAGAGAAATATCAGCAAGCTAGGGCTACCTAACTGTAGTAAAATAGCTAGCAAGCTGTCTGCTTGGCTAAACACAGGTCGTCAGCACACTGTTCTCTGGCTAAACAGTTCAATCTCGTCTCAAGTCTATAGCTTAAGACTTAAATCTTGGTAACTCCAGCAGCCGATATGAGACATTCTAAAACTAGAGGTTTCAGATTGAGCAAACTTTGTTCTAAAATTGCATTAAATCATCTTGGCTGTAATTGTTCCGAGCTTTAAAAATGCAACACACTGTCTGCATCTCACCTTGCCGATGGTCTCGATCCCCCTGATAAAACAGATGTAAACGATAGACCAGGCGGTAGCTAAGCTGACCACCATCCACCACTGTAGAGAGCCACTGGTCTCCATGTTAGGAGTGATGTTCAGGGTCTGACGGTACCAGAAGTAGTTGACCGGCGTGCTTTCTACACACTCCTCCACGTACCCTGGTTCAAATGATCATTGACCTTGGTCAAATTACATAATGTTGCTATTCATTCTTCAACTATGGTCCAACCTACAAACGGTTCCTGACAAATTAACAAATAGCTAGAATGaactaacaataataataattaattggATTTACAGTATATAGTAATTTTCTATCAACTGTTGTACTCAAAGCGCTTCATACCTGTGTTGTTGTGGTTGAGGGGACATTGGCTCCAGGGCAGGGGTTCCTGGAAGGAGTTGAAGAGGTACCAGAGGACCCAGGCCACGATAGTGTTGTAGAACAGACTCACACAGAAGGACACCACCATTGAGGCTACACCTGATGGACATGGGATAGGAAAtcagaaacaccaaacagcagCTAGTAGAGGAGTTTCCTGTCTGGGTGTTAGTTTTGGCCACCCACCTACTCccgagaagaagaaaaaacctGCACTTTTAATTTAATGACTCCAATGAAATAATTGATTAAACCAACGTTTTAACAGctaagctgtcttcatcagggtctcaTCACCTACCTACTCCTCCCAGATAGGGTGATATGGAGTTCCAGACTCCGATGCTGCCCATGCGGAGCCTCTGTCCTATAGCCAGCTCCAAGTAGAGCAGAGGCAGACCCTGAAACACCAGGGCGATCAGGTAGGGGATCAGAAACGCACCTGGGGAAGGAGATGTTCAATAGGTGTTTCAACTAACTGTCAACAATCTAATTATCCATTAACCCTAAATTTAAACCCTGGAACCTTATAGGCTAGTTACTTATTTTACTCATGAACACCCTACAAATTCTCATTATATGTACACATTTCTTTCTTTTGTGATATACTGGTCTCCAAATAGTTTTACATTGTAATGGATTTGGGTCGGGTTCGAATAAGTTAATAAGGATTagccccttttttcaattttcacaaATTTAACTGCCTGTAACTTAGGCCCTGAAGCAAGGGCATGCATATTAtttgtaccatttgaaagaaacaCTTTGAattttatggaaatgtgaaaggaatgttatctaacacattagatctggtaaaagacaatacaaagaaaaaagcaaccgttcttttgtattttttttttgtaccgtcatctttgaaatgcgagcgaaaggccataatgtattattccagcccaggtgcaattcaGGTTTTTGGCCACTTgatggcatcagtgtatgtgcaaagttttagacagaTCCAAAGAATCATTGCATTtcttttcaaaatgttgtatcaagactgcccaaatgtgcctaatttgtttattaataacttttcatgtcaaaattgtgcactctcctcaaacaatagcatggtattatttcactgtaatagctactgttaaTTGAACAGTgcggttagattaacaagaatttaagctttctgccaatatcagatatgtcctgggaaatgttcttgttatttacaacctcatgctaatcgcattggTCATTTTAGAGTCAGATCCTCCTCAGTCTGTTTCCTAAAAAAGTATAttgatctatgcatagtcactttacccctacctacatgtacaaattagtTCAACTAatctgtacccctgcacattgactcggtaccggtacttcctgtatatagactcattactaaccagtgccccctgcacattgactcggtaccggtacctcctgtatatagactcattactaaccagtgccccctgcacattgactcggtaccggtacctcctgtatgtaGACTCATTACTAatctgtacccctgcacattgactcggtaccggtacctcctgtatatagcctcgttattgttattttattgtgctactttttatatatttttttactgtagtttatttggtaaacatTTTCTCAACTCTTTCTTgacctgcattgttggttaaaggcttgtaagtaagcatttcatggtaaggtctacctacacctgttgtattcagcatttcactgtgaggtctactacacctgttgtattcagcatttcactgtgaggtctacctacacctgttgtattcagcatttcactgtgaggtctactacacctgttgtattcagcatttcactgtgaggtctactacacctgttgtattcagcatttcactgtgaggtctactacacctgttgtattcagcatttcactgtgaggtctactacacctgttgtattcagcatttcactgtgaggtctactacacctgttgtattcagcatttcactgtgaggtctactacacctgttgtattcagcatttcactgtgaggtctactacacctgttgtattcagcatttcactgtgaggtctactacacctgttgtattcagcatttcactgtaaggtctactacacctgttgtattcagcatttcactgtgaggtctactacacctgttgtattcagcatttcactgtgaggtctactacacctgttgtattcagcatttcactgtgaggtctactacacctgttgtattcagcatttcactgtaaggtctactacacctgttgtattcagcatttcactgtaaggtctactacacctgttgtattcagcatttcactgtgaggtctacctacacctgttgtattcagcatttcactgtggtctactacacctgttgtattcagcatttcactgtgaggtctactacacctgttgtattcagcatttcactgtaaggtctactacacctgttgtattcagcatttcactgtaaggtctactacacctgttgtattcagcatttcactgtgaggtctactacacctgttgtattcagcatttcactgtaaaggtctactacacctgttgtattcagcatttcactgtgaggtctactacacctgttgtattcagcatttcactgtgaggtctactacacctgttgtattcagcatttcactgtaaggtctactacacctgttgtattcagcatttcactgtgaggtctactacacctgttgtattcagcatttcactgtaaggtctactacacctgttgaagTAGGCAAatttgacaaataaagtttgatttgattttcactTTTTTTATTCTTTCAAAGAGCAAAATATCATTTTTAATAGTTAAAAACGacaacataacacattattattttgTGTAGTCGGTTCTTAAAGAAACATGAAaccaagaaaatgtatttcaaaagAAAAGAATAGTTGTTTTGTTTCATTATGTTCTGTGCTTATAGACAATATGCTGCTGTGAGTTCTCACTTGTGGGATGCATGGAATTGGAGTTATTCTCCATATGTGATATTTTGAAAAAAAGATCCCAATCTGCTCAATTTTGAGAATTGTTTGTCAAATGTTGGTATTTTTGAAACTTTGCTATTTGCACTTTCTGATAGGTTATATAAATCAAAATGTCTAGGGTCCTGGGTGGAGCATCAGTCAAAAGCACTGCACCACAGTGCTGAGGCGCCACCACAGCCTGGGGTTCGATCCCAgcctgtgtcacaaccggccgtgaccgggagccccataggacggcgcacaattggcctagcgctGTACGGGGTAGGGCAGGGTTTGGCCAGTGGGACTTTCCTTGGCTCATCGTggtctagtgactccttgtgaccaggccgggcgcctgcaagctgaccccGATCATCAGtcgaacggtgtttcctctgacacgttGGTGTGGCTGACATCCGGGTCCAGCAGGCAGTGTGATAAGAAGTAGGTGGCCAGGCGGGTTTCAGAGGACggaataaactgtgttcaatagcggataaaaacaaagtggagcgagctttcgGGTCACACACcccaaccacaacagtacactacactcgaccctcgttctgaactgccctacttcttcatttctcaaaggaaaaacatcaaccaatttctaaagactgttgacatccagtggaagtgataggaactgcaagcaagtgccttagaaatctcGATCCCCAAAGAAAAGCTATtaaaaagagagtgacctcaaacattttgttttttccttgatggtttgtcctcggggttttgcctgccaatttttttaaacagttttagaaactttcaagtgttttctatccaactctaccaattatatgcatatcctagcatcttggcctgagtagcagccagtttactttgggcacacatTTCATCCAGACGTGAAAATAGTGCATCCTAGCCTTAAGAATTTATTAACGGCTTTTCTTAGGGATAGCCCCCTTTTTTTTTCTaatttcgcctaaaatgacatacccaaatttAACTGCCTGACctcaaggatatgcatattcttggtaccatttgaaaggaaacacttttaaGTTTGTGGAAaggtaggagaatataacacaatagatatggtagaagaaaataaaaataaaaatatatatattttttgtattttctttctaccaccatctttgaaatgcaacaaaAGTCCCACACATCAGGGTcccagttctagccatcactctggttgtaattccgatggtgtccacaagaGGGCAACAGtgcatgtgcaaagtttcagactgataacttgaagtatgagcaagctacatgacatttagtgtgaaaTCACCCAGCCACATTTGGGCAAATCGTATAGGACGGAGAGCCTATGAGATTAAACGCCTGGTGTTGTAGGAGAGCCTATGAGAATAGAAGCCTGATGTTGTAGGAGAGCCTATGAGAATAGAAGCCTGGTGTTGTATGGATGGCATATTATAGACAACACTTCCAAGCCGCAATCGTGCAGTTTCTGTTCATTACATATTCAGATGTAGAAACCGAGTAGATAATGTTTAACCTCTGTCAGTTCCTCTGTATCCTCAAACATGATCTAGTTGGTCTGCACAGTACATATTGATGCAACATGGACAGAAATCACAAGATTGAGGCTTGAAGGTTTTTCTATCTAAGAGATGAAGATGTTAGGAGTTATCTCTGATACCATAATAAAATCATCTTCAAATACACCATAGAAAAAACATGCATGGAGTTAAGCTGTTAAATTGAGAGGAAGTGAACAAAGTTGTATgggaaaaagaaaagaaaagatgTGTAAAAGCATCTATACCCCCTCCGTAAATCTGGCAGAGGTAGGGGAAGCGCCACACGTTGCCCAGACCCACTGCGAAGCCAATGCAGGTCAGCAGGTACTCTGCCTTGTTGTTCCACttgggtctctcctctccccccttgtTGTCCTCCATACCTTCCTCTGGCATCTCAACAGTAGTTTTTAGCTCAGTAGTAGATCAACCTTCTGGTTTCCAGTTTAGTCCAGTGTGTTTTAGCCCGAGGT
This region of Oncorhynchus keta strain PuntledgeMale-10-30-2019 unplaced genomic scaffold, Oket_V2 Un_contig_29919_pilon_pilon, whole genome shotgun sequence genomic DNA includes:
- the LOC118376959 gene encoding inactive sodium-dependent neutral amino acid transporter B(0)AT3-like — translated: MPEEGMEDNKGGEERPKWNNKAEYLLTCIGFAVGLGNVWRFPYLCQIYGGGAFLIPYLIALVFQGLPLLYLELAIGQRLRMGSIGVWNSISPYLGGVGVASMVVSFCVSLFYNTIVAWVLWYLFNSFQEPLPWSQCPLNHNNTGYVEECVESTPVNYFWYRQTLNITPNMETSGSLQWWMVVSLATAWSIVYICFIRGIETIGKAVYVTATFPYLVLTIFLVRALTLPGASEGLIYLFTTDWEILKNPQVWLDAATQIFFSLSVAFGGLISFSSYNSQKNNCERDAVLVGVINSATSIYASIPIFAILGFKAHTNYVTCLNGNILALTNEFDIGDMNITVENYEQWFDSLNGTHPSRVSDLNLKTCDLQTFLDQSASGTGLAFIVFTEAVISMPGSQV